DNA sequence from the Streptomyces sp. MST-110588 genome:
TCCGCCACCCCCGCGGACCCCGCCCGGCACGCCCCCGACCGGTTCCTGATCGGTCTGGCCGTCCTGAATCTGCTGGCCGCCGGCGGGCCGTTGCTCTGCCTGGTGGACGACGCGCAGTGGCTGGACCGCGCCTCCGGTGACGCGCTGCTGTTCGCCGCCCGCCGGCTCGGCGCCGACCCGGTCGTGATGATCTTCGCCGCACGGGACGGCTTCGAGGCACCCGGTCTGCCCGAACTGCCGCTGGGCCCGCTGGACGCCGAGGCCCAGCGCCGGGTACTGGACGAGCGGGAGCCACGGCCGGCCCCGGCGGAGCGGGCGGCGATCATCGAGGCGGCCGAGGGCAATCCGCTCGCCCTGGCCGAACTGCGCGCAGCCCCCTCGGTGTTCGCGCCGCTGCCGGTCAGCGAGCGGGTGACCACCGAGTACCGCCGCCGGATCGCCGGTCTGCCGGAGCGCACCCGGCTGGTGCTGACGGTGGCCGCCGCGGCGGCCGGTGACCTCACCGCCGTACTGCGGGCGGCGCCCGAACTGGGCTACGACGCCGCCGACCTCGCCCGCGCCGAGGCCGCGGACCTGGTCACCGTCTGCGCCGGCACGGTCCGCTTCCGGCATCCCCTGGTGCGGTCGGCCGCCTACCAGGCGGCGCCGCTCTCCCGCAGGCTGGAGGTGCACGGGGCGCTGGCGGCCGTGGCGCAGGACCCGTACGTGCGGGCCCGGCACCGTACGGCCACGGCGACCGGCCCCGACGAGGAGATCGCCGGCGAACTGGAACGGATCGCCGCCGACGCCTGGCGCCGTACGGCCTACGCGGCGTCCGCCGACGCCTACGAGCAGGCCGCCAGGCTGACCTCGGACCCCCGACGGCAGGGCACGCGGCTGACCGGGGGCGCCCGGTCGGCGCTGCGCGCCGGGCAGCCCGAGCGGGTGGCGGACCTCGCCGAGCGGGCCGCCCGGCTGACCGAGGACCCGGCGCACCTGGCCGAGCTGGCCTTCGTCCAGGCACAGGCGCACATCGAGTTGCAGCGGGGCCCGGCCCACCAGGCCGTCCAGCTCCTCCTGGCACGCGCGGCGCAGGCGGCCCCGCACCGCCGTACCACCCTGCTGGGCTACGCCGCCACCAGCGCCTGGGCCGCCGGCGACCTCCCCTCCCTGCGCCGGGCCGGCCTGCTGCACGAGGAACTCCGGCCACCAGCGCCCGTGACGCGGCCAGAGGCACGCCCGGGTCCCCGGCCGGTTCCGGGCCCGGAACCGGAACCGGAAGCGGACGCCGCCGCTGTGCGCGTCAACGTCCCCCGCGCGCTGGCGCTTCTCGCCGAGGGCGGCTACGGCGAGGCGTTCCCGCCGCTGGCCGCACTGGTCGCCTCCGTACGGGCCGAGCCGCCGCGTGAGCCCGCGCCCCGGCTGGCCGCCCTGGACGCCGCGCTGCTGAGCGGCGAGGACGAGGCGGCGCTCGAACTCGCCCACGCCGAGGTCGCCCTGTGCCGGGCCGACGGGGTGATCGTCGCGCTGCCCAGGGTGCTGCGGCTGCTCGCACAGGCGCAGTTGGCCGCCGGGCTCTACCGGGAGGCCACCGGCAGCGTCACCGAGGCACAGGACATCGCCCGCAGTACCGGGGTGGAGCACCAGATCGCCCCGCTGAACGCGGTGCTCGCCCACATCGCCGCCATCGAGGGCGACGAGGAGCGCTGCCGGCGACTGGCCGCCGCCTCGCCCCCGGCGGCGGCCGGCTGCGCGCTGGGCCTGCTCCACCTGGGACACGGGCGGTACCAGGACGCGGTACGCGCCCTGCGGGACGTCACCGGCCTGACACCCGGATACCCGTCGGTCGCCGCGCTGATGAGCGCCGATCTCGTCGAGGCCGCCGTACGGGCGGAGCTGCCCGCCGCAGCACCGCTGGAACAGTTCACCTCCTGGGCGACGGCGACCCGGCAGCCGTGGGCCCGGGCGGTCGCCGAGCGCGCCCGCGGACTGGCCGAAGGCACCGAGGAACCGCTCGCCGCCGCCGTACGGCTGCACACGGGCCGGCCGTTCGAGCGGGCGCGCAGCGAGCTGAGCTACGGCGAGTGGCTGCGGCGGCAGCGGCGGCGTACCGACGCGCGCCCGCTCCTGAAGTCCGCCCTGGAAACCTTCGAACGCCTCAAGGCCGCCTGCTGGGCCGAACGCGCCCGCACCGAACTGCGCGCCACCGGCGAGCAGATCACCGCGGGCCGCGCGGCCGACGTCCTGGACCGGCTGACTGCTCAGGAGCTGCAGATCGTACGGCTGGCGGCGGCCGGGGTCAGCAACCGGGACATCGCCGGCCAGCTCTTCCTGAGCACCCGGACCGTGGAGTACCACCTCTACAAGGCGTACCCGAAGCTGGGCGTGGGGTCGCGGCGCGAGCTGTCCGCGGTCCTGCGCTCGGACGACGCCTGAGACGTCTGCCGCAGGACCCGGCCGAAGGCCGCGGCGTAGGGGTGCGGGCTGGTGCGCGGGTAGGCATAGGTGAGGACGGCGGGCGGGGCGCCCGTGAGCGGCAGATACAGGATGTCCGGATCGGGGTACTGTGCGGCCACCGATACCGGGAGCACACCGACACCGCGTCTGGCGGCGACGGCGTGGAGGTACTCCTCCAGGTTGGAGGTTTCCACGCCGATCTCGGGGGTGGCATCGGCCGGCCAGTCCTGCGGGGTGAGCGTGCCGCTCACGGTGTTGACGATGATGCAGCGACGCCCGAGGTCGCGCCAGGTGACACGGTCACGCACGGCCAAGGTGGAGCTGCGGGAGACCGCTGCGATACGCGGCTCCCGCAGGATCTCGGTGGTGACCAGGCGCGGATCGCGGACGGTCCCCCAGAGCAGGACCGCGTCGAGGGAGCCCTCGCGCAGTCCGGTGGCGGGGTCGTCCCGGCGCACGGTCTGCACGAGGACGTGGTACTGCTCCTCCAGCGTGGCGCTCGCTCGACGGCCACGCTGGAGGGGGAAACCCCAGGCGTAGCCCAGGCGCAGTGAGGACTGCGGCTCGGGGGCTGGAGAACCGTTTCCAGTTGGGGCAGCAGGAGTTGGAGATCGGCCTGCAGCCGGCTCCCGTCCGCGGTGAGGCGGGGGTGGCGGGTGCTGCGGTCCACCAGGGCCCGGCCCAGCTCCGCCTCCAGGCGCTGGATGTGCCGGCTGAGGGTGGGCTGGGAGATACCGAGAC
Encoded proteins:
- a CDS encoding LuxR family transcriptional regulator — encoded protein: MHGRDTELARIARLVEEGRQGRSGALVVRGTPGMGKTTLLDHAALLAGAAPARGPAAASTLPMNVVRLAGLEAEQDLPYAGIHLLTRALPPPGTAPRPGPPTAPTPTPAPLPRAQAQALDIALGRTAPAAPAAASATPADPARHAPDRFLIGLAVLNLLAAGGPLLCLVDDAQWLDRASGDALLFAARRLGADPVVMIFAARDGFEAPGLPELPLGPLDAEAQRRVLDEREPRPAPAERAAIIEAAEGNPLALAELRAAPSVFAPLPVSERVTTEYRRRIAGLPERTRLVLTVAAAAAGDLTAVLRAAPELGYDAADLARAEAADLVTVCAGTVRFRHPLVRSAAYQAAPLSRRLEVHGALAAVAQDPYVRARHRTATATGPDEEIAGELERIAADAWRRTAYAASADAYEQAARLTSDPRRQGTRLTGGARSALRAGQPERVADLAERAARLTEDPAHLAELAFVQAQAHIELQRGPAHQAVQLLLARAAQAAPHRRTTLLGYAATSAWAAGDLPSLRRAGLLHEELRPPAPVTRPEARPGPRPVPGPEPEPEADAAAVRVNVPRALALLAEGGYGEAFPPLAALVASVRAEPPREPAPRLAALDAALLSGEDEAALELAHAEVALCRADGVIVALPRVLRLLAQAQLAAGLYREATGSVTEAQDIARSTGVEHQIAPLNAVLAHIAAIEGDEERCRRLAAASPPAAAGCALGLLHLGHGRYQDAVRALRDVTGLTPGYPSVAALMSADLVEAAVRAELPAAAPLEQFTSWATATRQPWARAVAERARGLAEGTEEPLAAAVRLHTGRPFERARSELSYGEWLRRQRRRTDARPLLKSALETFERLKAACWAERARTELRATGEQITAGRAADVLDRLTAQELQIVRLAAAGVSNRDIAGQLFLSTRTVEYHLYKAYPKLGVGSRRELSAVLRSDDA
- a CDS encoding LysR substrate-binding domain-containing protein, which codes for MQTVRRDDPATGLREGSLDAVLLWGTVRDPRLVTTEILREPRIAAVSRSSTLAVRDRVTWRDLGRRCIIVNTVSGTLTPQDWPADATPEIGVETSNLEEYLHAVAARRGVGVLPVSVAAQYPDPDILYLPLTGAPPAVLTYAYPRTSPHPYAAAFGRVLRQTSQASSERRTADSSRRDPTPSFGYAL